Sequence from the Fulvivirga ligni genome:
TTTTATAAGCTTGCTTTTGATGCTACCATTTCTAATGAAGAAGTTTTTAACCAGGGAGTAGATTCTCTGGCTTATTTGCTTTCAAACTTTTTTAGAGACGAGTCTAAAGATACCTACAAGAGAAAGCTTAAAAATGCTCGCGCAAAAAATCGTCAGTATTTGGTGTTGAATCGAAAAATGGTGGGATATCAGGATAAAAAGAAGATGTCTCAGTGGCCCATTTTCAGACAAGGCCAAATGAAAGGTGGCGTAATATTCGAGAAAATTGATAGAAGATTTCATCCTTTTGATAACCTAAGCAGAAGGACTATTGGCTTTATAAATGAGAATAGTAGAGGAGCCGGTCTTGAATACAGTTTTAACGAGCAGTTGGCAGGAAAAGATGGAGAAGCATTATATCAAAAGTTAGCTGGTGGTGGTGAGAAGCCTCTTTTTGATAGCAATGATGTGAAAACTGAAAATGGTTATGATATCGAGACTACAATTGATATCAACCTTCAGGATGTAACAGAAACAGCGCTTTTAAGAGCTCTTGAGCATCATAATGCTGACTATGGCGTGGTGGTAGTAATGGAAGTGGCTACCGGAGAGATCAAGGCTATTTCAAATCTGAGCAAAAGCAAGAGTGGCTACTATCATGAAAGATATAACTACGCTGTAGGTGGACTTAGAGAGCCAGGGTCAACTTTCAAATTAGCAACCATGATTGCTCTATTGGAAGATACAAACATCTCATTGTCAGATAGTATTGATACAGGAAATGGGGTGCTGCAGTTTTATAAAAACACTGTAAAAGATCATGAGCAGGGTGGTTATGGAACCATTACTGTGCAGCAGGCTTTTGAAAAATCATCTAACGTGGCCATGGCTAAGTTAGTAGATAAGCACTTTGGGTTAGATCCGGATAGGTTCCTGTCTTATATCGATCACTTGGGTTTATCGCAGCCGCTTGGTCTTCAGATCAAAGGAGAAGGTATTCCGAAGATAAAAAGGCCAAATGATAAAAGCTGGAGTGGTATCACTTTGCCGTGGATGGCTTATGGCTATGGTTTGGAGTTAACTCCTATTCAGTCGCTGGCACTTTATAATGCCGTGGCTAATGATGGAAAATTGATCAAGCCTATTCTGGTTAAGAAAATTAGAAGAGCTGATAAAGTGCTCGAAGAGTACAATACAGTGGTGCTAAACAAAAAAATATGCTCTGATGAGACGCTGGAAAAGCTAAAGATAATGCTTGAAGGTGTGGTGGAAAGAGGTACTGCAGAAAATATTAATAACAGCTACTATAAAATAGCTGGTAAAACGGGTACAGCCCAGATTTTGGACAAAGGAAAATATACCAAACGATACCTTACCTCTTTTGCAGGTTATTTTCCGGCAGATGAGCCTAGATATAGTGCAATTGTACTTATTAAAAACCCACAAGGGTACAAGCAATATGGTAGCAGCGTGGCGGCGCCAGTATTTAAAGAAATAGCGGATAACATCTATTCCAGAGATATTGATATGCATAAGCCAATGCCTAAAGAGTATATCGCTGAAGAAGATGTGTTTCCGGTTATCAAATCAGGTAATTACGAAGAGTTGAGCCTGGTATGTAATGAGTTAGGAATTAAAAACCTAAGAGGAAACAGCGTAGAAGATTGGGTAACTACTGCCGCCCAGGGAGATTCTATCTTATGGAAAGACAACAGCGTGAGCACCAAGTTTGTGCCCAACGTAAAAGGAATGACTTTAAGAGATGCACTTTACTTGTTAGAAAGCTGCGGACTTAGAGTAAATATAAAAGGAAAGGGTAGAGTGAGTAAGCAGTCTCAGTACCCTGGAAGTAAAGTATTGAGAGGAAGCACAGTAACCATAGAATTGAGTTAATGCCTGTTTTAAAAGACATATTATATAAAGTATCATTAGTTTCTACCTCTGGAGATATGGAGCGAGAGGTGAAATCTATTGCCTTCGATTCCCGAAAGGTAGAAGAGGATACTTTGTTTGTGGCTATCAAAGGCACTCAGTCAGATGGGCATGAATTCATTGAAAAGGCCATTGCTTCAGGTGCTACGGTAGTGGTATGTGAAGAGATGCCTGGTGAGATTAACCCTGCTGTAACTTATGTGGCGGTAGCTGATAGCTCCAGAGCTTTAGGCTTCATTTCTTCTAATTTTTATGGTGAGCCATCTACCAAGCTAAAGCTGGTAGGTGTTACCGGTACCAATGGAAAAACCACAGTAGCTACCTTGCTTTTCAACCTATATGTAAAAATGGGTTATAAAACAGGTTTGCTATCTACTGTAAATAATAGAATAGGTGATGAAATTATTCCTTCATCACACACTACGCCTGATGCTTTGAGCTTAAATCAGCTTTTAGCTAAGATGGTGGAGAGCGGCTGTGAATATGCTTTTATGGAGGTGAGTTCTCATGCCATTCAGCAGGAGCGCATCGCTGGTCAGTTGTTCGCGGGAGCTATTTTTACCAATATCTCTCATGATCATTTAGACTACCATAAAACCTTTGATGCTTACATTTCTGCTAAGAAAAAGCTGTTTGATGATTTGCCATCTACTGCTTTTGCTTTGGTAAATGTAGATGACAAGAGAGGTCGTATCATGTTGCAAAACACGAAGGCTACTAAAAATACATTTGCACTAAAAAGTGTAGCTGAGTTCAAGGGTAAAATGATAGCGAATACCCTCCAAGGCCTTGAAATGGACATCAATAACAAGAATGTTTGGTTCAGACTTATTGGTGATTTTAATGCTTATAACCTACTAGCGGTATATGCTACTTCAGTGCTGTTGGGTAAGGATGCTGATGAGGTTTTAACTCAGTTATCAGTGCTGGAAGGTGCCCCGGGAAGATTTGAGCAAGTGATATCACCATCTAAGATAACCGCAATAGTGGATTATGCCCACACACCAGATGCATTGCAAAATGTGCTGGAGACCATCAATAACTTCCGAACTGGAAATGAAAGGGTGATCACCGTGGTTGGTTGTGGTGGTAATAGAGATAAAACAAAGAGACCTTTAATGGCCTCTATTGCTTGTAAGCTGAGTGACAAAGTGATCCTTACTTCTGATAATCCCAGAAATGAAGATCCTATGGAGATCATTAAGGACATGCAGGAAGGTGTAGGTCCTGTAGATTATAAGAAAACAGTTGTAATTGCTGACAGAGAAGAGGCTATTAAAACCTCATGTATGCTGGCAGGTGAAAATGATATTATTCTGGTGGCCGGTAAAGGCCATGAAACATATCAGGAAATAAATGGAGTGAAGCATCCCTTTGATGATAAAGAGGTGCTGAGTAGAATGTTGAACTTATTTGCTAACTGAGATAGATGTTATACTATATTTTTGATTATCTGGAGAAGAATTTTGACCTCATCGGGGCGAGTGTATTCCAGTACATTTCGTTTCGGGCAGGTATGGCTGCGGTCATTTCTCTATTAATCACTATCACTTTTGGTAAAAAGCTTATCAACTTCCTGAGAAGAAAGCAGGTAGGAGAGACCGTGCGTGACTTAGGTTTAGAAGGGCAAATGGAGAAGAAGGGTACGCCTACCATGGGTGGTATCATCATTCTCAGCGGAATACTGGTTCCGGTTTTACTTTTTTCTAAGCTGGATAACATTTATGTAATCCTTCTCATAGTAGCTACCGTCTGGTTAGGACTTATTGGCTTTTTAGATGATTATATCAAAGTATTTAAAAAGAACAAAGAAGGACTTGCAGGCCGATTTAAGATAGTAGGGCAGATTGGAATAGGCCTTATTGTTGGGCTCACACTTTATTTTAATGATGATGTGGTGATCAGAGAATATTCTGATACTGCTACCATTGAAAACAATGAAATAGTGAGAGAATATGAAGAGGTAAAGTCAACTAAGACTACGGTGCCTTTCTTCAAAAATAATGAGCTGGATTATGATGAGGTATTCTCCTTTTTAGGGCATGATTTTACATGGGCCATTTATGTGCTTATTGTAATCTTCATCATTACGGCAGTATCTAATGGAGCTAACATTACTGATGGTATAGATGGTCTGGCGGCAGGAACCTCCGCCATTATAGGGCTCACCCTAGCCATTTTTGCCTATATATCAGGCAGGGTGGATTTTAGTACTTATCTCAATATCCTTCACATTCCTAACCTAAGTGAAGTGGTAATTTTCTGTACCGCTTTTGTAGGAGCTTGTTTAGGGTTTTTGTGGTATAACTCATATCCGGCGCAGGTTTTTATGGGTGATACAGGAAGCCTTTCATTAGGAGGTATCATAGCAGTAATTGCCCTTGTAGTAAGAAAAGAATTGATGATTCCATTGTTGTGTGGAGTCTTTTTGATAGAGAATTTATCAGTGATTTTACAGGTGTCTTATTTCAAGTACACCAGGAAGAAATACGGTGAAGGTAGACGGATATTTTTAATGTCTCCACTACATCACCACTATCAAAAGAAAAATTTACATGAGGCAAAAATTGTCACCAGATTCTGGATAGTAGGTATCCTGTTGGCCATACTTAGTTTGGCCACATTGAAGCTGAGATAATTTGTGCTGAAGAAAGGTTGTGATGTTGAATTTATAAGAATAGGAGAAGTTTTAAATTCTTGATAATGATAACAGTAGCAGACATTTATTTAAAAGTATTTGAATTGATCGCTGTCGCTTTCAAGAGAGGTGCTAAAGTTTTGAAACAATGGTACCTGGAGGCGATAACATCAATCAGAGAGATGGAACAATTACAGATTGAATGGTAAACAAGAAGGTGACCATATTGGGCGCTGGAGAAAGCGGAACAGGTGCAGCTCTTTTGGCGAAAGCTAAAGGGTATGATGTATTTGTGTCCGATGCTGGAACCATCAAAGATAAGTACAAGGCTGAGCTTGAGGCTGAGGCTATTGTCTTTGAAGAGAAAACTCATTCTATGGATGAGATTCTTGGTTCTGAGCTTATTATCAAAAGCCCAGGTATACCTGAAAGTGCTGAAATCATTCAAAAATGTATCGAAAAGCAAATTGAAATCATTGATGAGATTGAATTTGCCTTTCGATACACCAATGCTCAGATTATTGCCATTACGGGAACGAATGGCAAGACTACTACTACACTTTTGACTTATCACTTGCTGGAGCAGGCTGGGTTAAAGGTGGGCTTAGCAGGCAATGTTGGTCATAGCCTGGCCAAGCAGGTAATCAAAGACGAATATGATTACTATGTAGTGGAAATGAGCAGTTTTCAATTAGATGGAACGGTCACGTTCAAGCCATACGTAGGTGTGCTTTTGAACATTACGCCAGACCATATGGATAGGTATAACTATAGCCTTGCTAAGTATGCCGATTCCAAATTTCAACTCATTAAAAACATGGACAAAGCTAGCCACTTTGTCTATTACCAGGATAATGAGTTGGTCAAAGCTGGTCTTTCATCACGAGCTGATAAAGGAGCCAGACATGCTGTTTCCTTAGTAGAGGAAACAGCCAACTACTTTGATCAGGGTATGATGTACTTCGATCAAAGTGTGAAAATAGCTCAGGAAGAAACCTCATTGAGAGGACTTCATAACGCTATTAACATGATGTGCGCCATTAGGGTGGCTTTAATTTTAGAGCTTCCTGAGGACAGGATAAGAGAAGCATTGAAAACATTCAAAAATGCTCCTCATAGAATGGAATATGTGGCTACCATCAATAATGTAGATTTTGTAAATGATTCAAAAGCTACCAATGTAGACTCAGTGAAATATGCTTTAGGAAGCTTCAATGAGTCTTTGGTTTGGATAGCCGGAGGAATAGATAAAGGTAATGACTATAACCTGATCAAGGACAGTGTTAATGCCAAGGTAAAAGCTTTGATATGCCTGGGCAAAGACAATAGTAAGCTGAGAGATGCATTCCATGAACAGATTATTGATTTGCTGGAAACGGATAACGTAAAAGATGCAGTGCGATCAGCACTGAAATATGCTGATGCTCATGATGTGGTGTTATTATCACCTGCATGTGCCAGTTTCGACCTTTTTAAGAACTATGAAGATAGAGGTGAACAGTTTAAAAAGGCCGTTTTAGAGTTGAAAGAAGAATTTGAAAGTAACGCGATAAAGCAATGATGAAGATCAAGGCATGGGCGGATAATAACCTGAAGGGAGATCCTGTGATCTGGGCGGTAGTGTTTGCACTTTCACTTATCAGTATTCTGGTAGTGTATAGTGCTACAGGTACACTAGCCTTTAAGCACATGCGTAACCCTGAAAGTTACTTGCTTAAACATACCGTGCTTATTGGTGTGGGTATTTTAGCTATGTGGTTGGCGCACAGGGTAGATTATAGATATTACTCAAGAATATCAAGGTTAGCACTGTGGGTAAGTGTGCCCTTATTGCTTTATACTTTTACTAATGGAGTAAGCTTAAACGATGCATCAAGATGGATCAGTGTGCCCATTATTCACGCTACTTTCCAGCCTTCAGATTTAGCGAGTTTGGCCCTGATTACCAGCTTGGCCAGTATGCTTTCTAAAAGGCAACAAAATATAGCAGACTTTAAAGAGTCATTAATTCCAATACTGATTTGGTGTGGGGTTATCTGTGGTCTTATTGCCCTTACTAACCTGTCGTCAGCTATCCTATTATTCCTTACCTGCATGTTGATCATGTTCATAGGTAGGGTGCCTGTAAAATATCTGGCTATGCTGGTTTTTGTAGGTGGCTTAGCCGGAGTAGTAGCATTGAAGTTTGGAGTAAGAGCTGAAACGGCCAAGAGTCGTATCGAAAGTTTTGTGAGTGGTGATGATCTTCCATTCCAGTCATTACAAGCTCGTTTGGCAGTAGCTACGGGGGGCATTACTGGAAAAGGACCAGGCAAAAGCCAGCAAAGAAATATTCTTCCTCACCCATATTCGGATTTCGTGTATGCCATCATTATCGAAGAGTATGGAATGATAGGAGGCGTAGTGGTTTTAGTGCTCTACCTGATTTTACTATCACGCGGTATGAAAGCCGTGGTGAACAGTGAAAGGGCCTATGGAGGGCTTCTCTCCGCAGGACTCAGCTTTTCGCTGGTGCTTCAGGCATTAGTGAATATGGGGGTAGTAGTAGGATTAGGACCTGTTACAGGTTTACCATTACCGATGGTAAGTATGGGTGGTACATCATTGATGTTTACCGGTCTGTCATTAGGCATCATCCTCAGTGTGAGCCGAGGTGAGACAGATACAAGCTGGAAAGACAGCTCAAGTTTAGTTAAAAACATGGCCAGGGCATAGTGAGTAAGAATAGACCATATCGATTCATGATCAGTGGTGGCGGCACCGGCGGGCATATTTACCCTGCTATAGCTGTGGCCAACGAGATCAAGCGCCGTTATGAGGATGCTGAAATCCTTTTTGTAGGAGCTAAAGGTCGTATGGAAATGACTAAGGTGCCTGAGGCAGGTTATAAAATAGAAGGACTATGGATCAGTGGTTTACAAAGAAGGCTTACAATAGATAACCTGTCTTTTCCGCTAAAAGTAGTTCATAGCTTTTTAGCAGCTAAGCGCTTAGTGTCCAGCTTTAAGCCTGATGCGGTGGTAGGATTTGGTGGATACGCCAGCGGACCTACTATGCTTGCAGCTACAGGCAAAAAGATTCCGGCTATGGTACAAGAGCAAAACTCACATGCCGGTATCACAAATAAAAAATTGGGCAATAAAGCCCGGAAAGTATGTGTGGCCTATGAAAATATGGACAGATACTTTCCTAAAGAAAAGATAGTAATTACAGGAAACCCTGTAAGAAGAGATATACTGGAGGTAGACAGCAAAAAGGAGAAAGCACTGAAGCACTTCAATTTGTCCGCTGGCAAGAAAACGATTTTGGTTTTAGGCGGAAGCCTGGGAGCCAGGACTATAAATAACAGTGTCATTGGTCAATTGCAAAAGGTGGTTGATGCCGACGTGCAGTTGGTATGGCAAACGGGTAAAATCTATCACTCTGAAATGACTGCCAAGGCAAGCAATTTTGACCTTAGTAACATCAGAGTGATGGAGTTTATTAAAGAAATGGATTTGGCTTATGCAGCGGCAGACCTTGTTGTTTCCAGAGCTGGTGCTCTTTCCATTTCAGAATTATGCCTGGTGGGCAAACCGGTTATTCTGGTACCATCAGCTAATGTGGCTGAAGACCATCAGACTAAAAATGCCATGGCGCTGGTTGTGAAAGATGCAGCGGTAATGGTGAAAGACAGCGAAGCTGAAAATAATATGATTCCAGAAGCATTAAACCTTCTGGCAGATAATGATAAACAAAAGTCATTAGGCGCTAATATCAAGAAAATGGGTAAGCCTAATGCAGCAGAAGATATTGTGAACGAACTAATGAGCATAGTGAATTGAAGCTTACTGATTACCATAGCGTGTATTTCATAGGCATCGGGGGCATCGGTATGAGTGCGCTTGCCAGGTGGTTCGTGCATAACGGCTATCAGGTAAGTGGTTATGACCGCACGCCTACTAAGCTCACAAAAGTGCTGGAGCAGGAGGGTATGGCTATTCATTATGATGATAACGTGGAGAACATTCCAGCAGATGTGATGGATAATATGGAAAAAAGCCTGGTGGTGTATACCCCAGCTATTCCGGCATCGCATCAGGAGTTTAACTATCTGAAAGATAAGGGCTATACCATTAAAAAGAGATCGGCCATTTTGGGTATGATCAGTGAACATTTCTTCACTGTAGCTGTGGCCGGAACTCATGGTAAAACCACTACTTCATCTATGGTGGCGCACTTGCTGAAATCAGCAGGTAAAGACATCACCATGTTCTTAGGTGGTTTGGCTACCAACTATGACTCTAATTTCATAGCGAATGAGTCAGATAAGGCGGTGGCCATTGTAGAAGCAGATGAGTTTGACAGGTCATTTTTAACCCTGTCACCAGATTTGGCAATAGTGACATCAGCAGACGCTGATCATTTAGATATTTATG
This genomic interval carries:
- a CDS encoding penicillin-binding protein produces the protein MNIKKSILLRVRVAFLLVALFAIAIVVKTGLIQFAEGEKWTEMAEQINVKYKTVKATRGNIYSDNGSLLATSLPFYKLAFDATISNEEVFNQGVDSLAYLLSNFFRDESKDTYKRKLKNARAKNRQYLVLNRKMVGYQDKKKMSQWPIFRQGQMKGGVIFEKIDRRFHPFDNLSRRTIGFINENSRGAGLEYSFNEQLAGKDGEALYQKLAGGGEKPLFDSNDVKTENGYDIETTIDINLQDVTETALLRALEHHNADYGVVVVMEVATGEIKAISNLSKSKSGYYHERYNYAVGGLREPGSTFKLATMIALLEDTNISLSDSIDTGNGVLQFYKNTVKDHEQGGYGTITVQQAFEKSSNVAMAKLVDKHFGLDPDRFLSYIDHLGLSQPLGLQIKGEGIPKIKRPNDKSWSGITLPWMAYGYGLELTPIQSLALYNAVANDGKLIKPILVKKIRRADKVLEEYNTVVLNKKICSDETLEKLKIMLEGVVERGTAENINNSYYKIAGKTGTAQILDKGKYTKRYLTSFAGYFPADEPRYSAIVLIKNPQGYKQYGSSVAAPVFKEIADNIYSRDIDMHKPMPKEYIAEEDVFPVIKSGNYEELSLVCNELGIKNLRGNSVEDWVTTAAQGDSILWKDNSVSTKFVPNVKGMTLRDALYLLESCGLRVNIKGKGRVSKQSQYPGSKVLRGSTVTIELS
- the murD gene encoding UDP-N-acetylmuramoyl-L-alanine--D-glutamate ligase; this encodes MVNKKVTILGAGESGTGAALLAKAKGYDVFVSDAGTIKDKYKAELEAEAIVFEEKTHSMDEILGSELIIKSPGIPESAEIIQKCIEKQIEIIDEIEFAFRYTNAQIIAITGTNGKTTTTLLTYHLLEQAGLKVGLAGNVGHSLAKQVIKDEYDYYVVEMSSFQLDGTVTFKPYVGVLLNITPDHMDRYNYSLAKYADSKFQLIKNMDKASHFVYYQDNELVKAGLSSRADKGARHAVSLVEETANYFDQGMMYFDQSVKIAQEETSLRGLHNAINMMCAIRVALILELPEDRIREALKTFKNAPHRMEYVATINNVDFVNDSKATNVDSVKYALGSFNESLVWIAGGIDKGNDYNLIKDSVNAKVKALICLGKDNSKLRDAFHEQIIDLLETDNVKDAVRSALKYADAHDVVLLSPACASFDLFKNYEDRGEQFKKAVLELKEEFESNAIKQ
- the mraY gene encoding phospho-N-acetylmuramoyl-pentapeptide-transferase gives rise to the protein MLYYIFDYLEKNFDLIGASVFQYISFRAGMAAVISLLITITFGKKLINFLRRKQVGETVRDLGLEGQMEKKGTPTMGGIIILSGILVPVLLFSKLDNIYVILLIVATVWLGLIGFLDDYIKVFKKNKEGLAGRFKIVGQIGIGLIVGLTLYFNDDVVIREYSDTATIENNEIVREYEEVKSTKTTVPFFKNNELDYDEVFSFLGHDFTWAIYVLIVIFIITAVSNGANITDGIDGLAAGTSAIIGLTLAIFAYISGRVDFSTYLNILHIPNLSEVVIFCTAFVGACLGFLWYNSYPAQVFMGDTGSLSLGGIIAVIALVVRKELMIPLLCGVFLIENLSVILQVSYFKYTRKKYGEGRRIFLMSPLHHHYQKKNLHEAKIVTRFWIVGILLAILSLATLKLR
- a CDS encoding FtsW/RodA/SpoVE family cell cycle protein; the encoded protein is MMKIKAWADNNLKGDPVIWAVVFALSLISILVVYSATGTLAFKHMRNPESYLLKHTVLIGVGILAMWLAHRVDYRYYSRISRLALWVSVPLLLYTFTNGVSLNDASRWISVPIIHATFQPSDLASLALITSLASMLSKRQQNIADFKESLIPILIWCGVICGLIALTNLSSAILLFLTCMLIMFIGRVPVKYLAMLVFVGGLAGVVALKFGVRAETAKSRIESFVSGDDLPFQSLQARLAVATGGITGKGPGKSQQRNILPHPYSDFVYAIIIEEYGMIGGVVVLVLYLILLSRGMKAVVNSERAYGGLLSAGLSFSLVLQALVNMGVVVGLGPVTGLPLPMVSMGGTSLMFTGLSLGIILSVSRGETDTSWKDSSSLVKNMARA
- the murG gene encoding undecaprenyldiphospho-muramoylpentapeptide beta-N-acetylglucosaminyltransferase, producing the protein MSKNRPYRFMISGGGTGGHIYPAIAVANEIKRRYEDAEILFVGAKGRMEMTKVPEAGYKIEGLWISGLQRRLTIDNLSFPLKVVHSFLAAKRLVSSFKPDAVVGFGGYASGPTMLAATGKKIPAMVQEQNSHAGITNKKLGNKARKVCVAYENMDRYFPKEKIVITGNPVRRDILEVDSKKEKALKHFNLSAGKKTILVLGGSLGARTINNSVIGQLQKVVDADVQLVWQTGKIYHSEMTAKASNFDLSNIRVMEFIKEMDLAYAAADLVVSRAGALSISELCLVGKPVILVPSANVAEDHQTKNAMALVVKDAAVMVKDSEAENNMIPEALNLLADNDKQKSLGANIKKMGKPNAAEDIVNELMSIVN
- a CDS encoding UDP-N-acetylmuramoyl-L-alanyl-D-glutamate--2,6-diaminopimelate ligase, with amino-acid sequence MPVLKDILYKVSLVSTSGDMEREVKSIAFDSRKVEEDTLFVAIKGTQSDGHEFIEKAIASGATVVVCEEMPGEINPAVTYVAVADSSRALGFISSNFYGEPSTKLKLVGVTGTNGKTTVATLLFNLYVKMGYKTGLLSTVNNRIGDEIIPSSHTTPDALSLNQLLAKMVESGCEYAFMEVSSHAIQQERIAGQLFAGAIFTNISHDHLDYHKTFDAYISAKKKLFDDLPSTAFALVNVDDKRGRIMLQNTKATKNTFALKSVAEFKGKMIANTLQGLEMDINNKNVWFRLIGDFNAYNLLAVYATSVLLGKDADEVLTQLSVLEGAPGRFEQVISPSKITAIVDYAHTPDALQNVLETINNFRTGNERVITVVGCGGNRDKTKRPLMASIACKLSDKVILTSDNPRNEDPMEIIKDMQEGVGPVDYKKTVVIADREEAIKTSCMLAGENDIILVAGKGHETYQEINGVKHPFDDKEVLSRMLNLFAN